In Primulina huaijiensis isolate GDHJ02 chromosome 4, ASM1229523v2, whole genome shotgun sequence, a genomic segment contains:
- the LOC140975442 gene encoding uncharacterized protein has translation MAGGEEESIEAAAASRRERLRALKAAQELLNTPDDNASVGKPLQFTTDGDRNDEDTREIEPQSDDEEEDAGEDNVTMQFRNYLPHDKQLQEGKVTPPVLPKFEDPVLAAPPPEEKTEDPFLNIAPKKPNWDLRRDVQKKLDKLERRTQKAMLILMEREEEKRRVVEDDGTA, from the exons ATGGCCGGAGGAGAGGAGGAATCGATTGAGGCGGCGGCGGCCTCGCGGCGGGAGAGGCTCAGAGCGCTTAAAGCCGCTCAGGAGCTCCTCAACACTCCCGATGACAATGCGTCTGTTGGTAAACCTTTACAATTTACTACAGATGGAGATCGCAACGATGAGGATACTCGTGAAATTGAACCTCAatctgatgatgaagaagaagatgcagGAGAGGA CAATGTCACTATGCAATTCCGAAACTACCTTCCTCATGACAAGCAGCTTCAAGAAGGCAAAGTCACCCCGCCTGTGTTACCGAAATTTGAAGACCCCGTCCTGGCAGCACCTCCACCGGAGGAGAAAACTGAG GATCCATTTCTGAACATTGCACCAAAGAAACCGAATTGGGACCTGAGGAGAGATGTACAGAAGAAACTTGACAAGCTTGAGAGACGCACTCAGAAAGCAATGTTAATACTCATGG AAcgagaagaagaaaaaaggaGAGTTGTAGAAGACGACGGCACGGCATGA